The Ammospiza caudacuta isolate bAmmCau1 chromosome 18, bAmmCau1.pri, whole genome shotgun sequence region GAACAAGGACAGCTCAAACACTTTGTGCTTGTGCAAAAAGCTGGGAGGCTCTTCAAAGACAGCTACATTAGCATAGCTGGAACATGGTTTTGAGCTCAAAAGGATTAATCCCATATTTTAATACATTGAATATGTGCCTCAACATGTAAAATGAAGAAACTGTGGTGTTTGCCAAGAACTCATTAAGTCAAATGctgcttaaaagaaaaataatatgcTTGTGCAAAAAAAGGTGACCTTTTAAGCAGAAGAGGACAAATAGATACAAATGGGTGAAGACAATGTAACAGTGAAACATCACTGGTGAGCATGAACAGTAATTGCAGAACACTGACTGCCTCACTTTTTTGCCAAGTTTCTTCAGCAGGCTCAATATTAAGAGCAAAGAATGTTAAAATACTGCTGGGACACCAGAGACTTATTAGCCTTAGGATGTACACTTGATTTAGTTAAAAAATTTAAGAAGTTTTCAAATTACTCAGGTTTCTTTGCATACTGAAGTACTAATCCTCTGGAGCCAAGGTTGAAAGGTCTCACTAATAaagctactttaaaaaaaaaaaaattaaattcccaGGTCTCTTAGGAAATGAGCTAGGTTGGATAACTAGGAAGCTTTTTCAGGGCTGTGAAATCATGCACAATACAAAAAAGAATGAGCTCTCTCATGAGTTATCTGCCCAGCTGTACTCAGCTGGGGTGGGGCTGCAAGTGGGGATTTCCAAAGGTATGTTAAATCAGGCTGTAACTTGAAGTCTCAGTACTTATATGAATGTTGCTGCAGGGCATATCAAAGCCATAACTCCATGCAAGTATTTATAATTGAAATTGTATTCTTAgagaacaaaattaatttctgaacaGTATTTCAAGCAACGTTATGTCATTATTTATAATAAGTTTACTGGGTACTCTAATAGCCAATGACTGCATAAATAAAACACTCATACAGGTCTCTGAGCACATCATGTCAAACAGAGCTGTGGCAGTTAGGTGGACAAAAAGAATCCATGTCCATCTGGCACAAGAATAAAACTTAACATGGAGCTAGTAACAGATTTAATTTCAAGCATGTGAATAGATATGACAAGTGGGCATGGGATAATTTTCTGCCATTATCCCAGCACTGTATTGTACTCCACATCCTCTCCGCGGGGTGGTCATGGCTAAATTCCAATGCTTTGATGAAAagtgcaaaaccaaaaaaaaaaaccagagcaCTGAAGGGAGAAAACTCTGATCTCCCATAGTGACCAAGGAGCCTTGAAACAACATATTAATGTAAATAGATGGGTTGTTTTCTTAAAGTAACATTGCTCATTTTTAATCTCTTTGTATGATGATTCAGATTAATATCAGAATTCAAGTTTCAAATATTAGGAAATTCCCCTATATTAGTCCCTCCCACAAAACTTGCCAAACTCCATTCTAAAACTGTTTAGGTTCCCTCCCTCAAATATCCTGTTTTCAAAACTTCCAGAATGTCACGTTTGGAAGGTCAGACAGAAATCAAACAGTTTAATTTACATTTCCAGAATATGCATGccagtagcaaaaaaaaaaaccccaaaaaacaaaccacacaaCCCCCCTGAACCCACTTAATGCCTTGAGTTTTTTAAATTGCCTCTTTCAGGAAAAATGAACAAAGTATTTATCTTGTATATTTTACTGCAGCTTACTGAAACCAGCTAGACAGTCTTACAGGTATATTGCTGAGATGATATGATACTCTTTTTGTCCCATCActcatccctgggtgtgtttggAAAATATGACAAGAATCATGCAGAGCATGAGTAACAAGGAGTAATAAGGAGTTCCATAGGGCAACACTGAGCCCAGGACATAGAGAGAGCTGCTCAGTGACCAGGTAGTGCATGACATGGTCTGGGCTGTGTACAGGCACTCTAGAATGACTGTTTTGTGTCACTCTTGCCAGTGCCAGGGAATCTGGGCTGTTACAAGGACCATGGGGAGCCACCACCCCTGACTGGCACCAGTGAGACCTCCAACAAGCTCACCATCCAGACGTGCATCAGCTCCTGCCGCAGCCAGCAGTTCAAGGTGATTTCCTTCACATCCATTTACAAAATGCtttcaaagacaaaaatggCAACATGCCTAGAGGTCTCTGTTgtatttctcctcttccccgttttttttttaacctttggGAGGTCTTCCCAAAGGTGAAAGGTTGGACTTCCACCCCGCTGATCAAGCCCTCTCTCTGCATCCAGAGGAATCTGGACAAATGGCCAATGAATAACACCAGGGGAAAATGTGGTTGCTGACTGCCATTATGTCAGGGTGCCCTCCATTCCATCTTTCCCCCAGTCTTAAGTAGCATCCTGACAGCCCAAACAAAAACAGCCTGTGGTGGTTCCTCTGAGTAATCATACTTCTCCAAAACACACATTTTCTGCTGCCAGCTTTCTTGCTCAGACAACCTCCCGCTGTCAATCCTTCAAATGCTATTCCTCCCTTCCTTATGCATCTTTGTTGTCAAAGTTTGCAGGCATGGAATCAGGTTATGCTTGCTTCTGTGGAAATAATCCTGACTACTGGAGATACGGGGAGGCAGCCAGCACGGAATGCAACAGTGTTTGCTTTGGAGACCACACTCAGCCCTGCGGTGGGGATGGCAGAGTCATTCTCTTTGACAGTAAGTATTGAAGCAGGCTGAGCTTTTCCCAAAGGAGAGGCCTCACATGTTCAGCAAATTAGGGAAAAGGCTCAAAACAAAGAGAACTGTTGCACAGCAAAACGCCTCCATTCGGTATAAATGAAAGCTGCTTTCCATTTCTGCCTAAAATTCTCATCCATTAATAATGTGAAATAGCTCTTCTAAGAAATTATGCTTACTCATGCTCCAGAGGTTCTTTCACTTTCCTCACAAGTGGTACTAAGTCAGCTGTCAGAAACTCCCTTAGTATTAATCTTCATGGAGAGTAAAAATTTGTATGTGCACGTATGGATATGCACTGTCAGTTGGTGGCATTTGAGTTCTCTCTGGATTCACTGGGGTTTAAGTTTTCAATTTCCTACAGCTGTGAAGCAATGCCAGTCATTAAGCAGTGAGAGTTAATAGTCACTAATCCACTTTCCTGCCTGcctggtttagagtagaagccCCTGAATCAGTGATTTATCTTTCATCCCATttctgcagggatgcaggagaggGTACCTGGTTACACACAGGGACAAAGGAAAGTTGCAGTGTTCAAGACTGATGCATAGGTCAGAGTAATGAGGCATAAGTATTCCAAGAAAAGGCAACAAAAGCTGTgctgagggagggaaagagcagctgcagagagtgcATCCTGCTGGCCTAGCCAACCTGTACCTTCAAGTCACATTTAAGTATTAGAATCTACAGGGTGCTAAAGCTTTGCAAAATTAATGtattacttctttttttcttcccattttcccccttttctcttcttttcacaGCCCTTATTGGTGCCTGTGGAGGAAATTACACTTCTGCTACAGCTGTGATCTATTCCCCAGATTTTCCTGACACATATGGCACAGGCAAAGTCTGTTATTGGACCATACAAGTTCCAGGAGCATCCCAAATCCACTTCACCTTTGTCCTTTTTGAAATCAAAGATGCTACAGATATGGTGGAATTGCTGGATGGTTACACCTACCACGTTCTGGCTCGTTTCAATGGCAAGAACAAGCCTCCTCACACCTTTAACATCTCTTTGGATTTTGTCATTCTGTACTTTTTCTCAGATGACATCAATCAAGCCCAGGGATTTGCTATCAGGTATAGAGGTAAGAGGCTACCTTTGCTGTTTCTACCTTTCAGTGAAGCATTTAATTCCCACAGGAGATTTCTCAAGTGGCaattaaagaataaatatttcagctctTATCTAACAGGTGTTTCATCTCTCTTGTTGCCACTACTCACTGGGTGAAAATTTCACCAAAATTTCTCTCAGTTTAGAACATTCCAGTCAGCTACAtcataaatagaaaaatacagGTTTTCAAAACCTGCACTTTGCtatttatttcataattttaaaattcaattctATACCTTCATGTTAAAACAGATTGAAAAatgacaaaggaaaacaaaacaagcaataATCCATCTGCATGTTGGTTTATCTTGGCTCCTCCCAACAGTTTCTCTCTCTCCATCATGAGAAAATGTCCTTGAGTTGTACCTACTGTTATGATGAACAGCCAGCTTCCAGAAAAATTCTGAGAACCCCAGCCTGATGAAGTACAGGCTTTTTTAGGAATCAGATATGATTTGATTATTTGAGTTCTCTTATGTAAACCAGAGAGCAGCATGTCTGCTTATAAGCACAAAATAAAGTCCAATTACACCTGTTAAGAGATTGTTTATTATTGTAATCACCCTCCTGTGTTTTCAGCTGTGAAGGACAATGTGCACCAAAACAAGATCCCAGTGAATCACACCCTTCCAGAGAGGACAAATGAGCAAGCAAATCTCAGCATCAATGCAGCCCGGTCATCAAAGATACTCTATGTCATCACAACCAGCCCAAGCCATCCAACCAGCTCCATGCCTGGTAATGACACCATAAAAtgtggaaatgggaaaaaaacattttgccaAAGTAAAATCTGGAGTCACTAtttcctctgctgcctcctccatGTTAGCAGATGCACTGTGCATCTTActaaaaaatgaattttcattctGCCTAATTAGCACTAACTGGGATTCTCTCATTACATTTCAAAACACTTCTCAGCCTCAGTCAGAAATAGTGTGAAGATGGTGAGTTCTTGAGAATGAAAGCATCTCAAAATACATGAGTCAGAGCAGCCTCCTTACTGCAGTCAGCTTTAGTGACCTGCATGCACAGAAGGGCACAAGTTGCTGAAAAAAGAGCAAACTTTACTTGTAGAGTCTAGAATAGCTTGAATGCTGGTTGCATCCCTGTTACCCCAATTAACAAAAGCCTCATCAACAATACAAAGGGGACTAGACAAGTTAATGGGTGTAGGGGAGGGCTCACTGAGAACTGTCATGTGTTTAGAACTCAGCTTCAGGACATTACTGAATTCAGGAAATTACCGAGCTGTGAATAATTGAAGGCTGGAAATGCACTCTTGGTGAATATCACTATTATTCTCTGTTGTTAAATCGCTCTTTTATGTATCATTGGAGCTGGGCCCTCAATTCCACAGTCCTGGAGCTGCATCCCAAACCTGGAACAGAAGCTGCACACCCAAACCAGCCAAGGTGCAGAACCTGCCCAGGAATAGTCTGGGACCAGCCCCAGCCTAATGCTGACTTACCACAGTTACACCTAAGCTGCCTTAGTGTGAAACTGCCCAGGAACACCAACAGAAACTGCACCCTTGGGTTTTATACAGTTCCAAAAATACTGATCAAATCATCATGTACAGGCAGTGCTTTGAGGAAGGGGCAGTGGGTGGAAGGGAACTTCTGCTTCCTTTCCTAGATAATTTTACTAGCATATGCTTTGAATTTTGCCAGCTTTCAGTTTTATTGGGAGGAGTTCTGCAAGGGAAAAGAGCAGTTCTGACTGAAAGTTGTATGGTTTGTGCCAGTCTGCAGAAACTACTTGCAGGTTTAAGGCATTGTCAAATTCCAGATTTGAATAAAGGATCACAAAGCTGTTTGTTCCTTTCATGCAATATTCTTACTGTAAAAACTGTAAATAAATGAACGTACTGAGAGTTCTCCCTGTTCTCTTTTGCAGAATGGACAATATACagcctcacagcactgctcatcCTAAGTGCTACAGCCATAATTGCAAAGATACTTCTGCATGTTACCATGAGGTGAGTGTGCTGCAAAACCAACCTCAGAGAACCAAGATCTCAGCTCTGAACCAAACCTGGGGCTCCCCTCTGCCTTCCAATTGTCAGATTGGCCCTATTCCAAACCAAGTTAGTTATTACATATTTGTATTCTCATTGAAGATCCTAAATAAGGACATTTTTTAACTTTCCAGCCTGTTAGGATAGCATTTGCTACTAGACTGTCTCTTCTGCTCTTGATTTGACAAGATTTGTACTttaggaggaaggaggaaaacgTTATCAGACATCCAGGTTTGGTGAGAAGAGGTCAAATTGTGATAATGCTTTGCAGGGAAAAAACTAAAACCTCTACACTCC contains the following coding sequences:
- the KREMEN1 gene encoding kremen protein 1, giving the protein MEPPALAAVLAFSGLALSCCREPVLSECYTANGADYRGTQNQTSQYAGKPCLYWNETFEHPYNTVKYPNGEGGLGEHNYCRNPDGDVSPWCYIAEHEDGIYWKYCEIPSCRMPGNLGCYKDHGEPPPLTGTSETSNKLTIQTCISSCRSQQFKFAGMESGYACFCGNNPDYWRYGEAASTECNSVCFGDHTQPCGGDGRVILFDTLIGACGGNYTSATAVIYSPDFPDTYGTGKVCYWTIQVPGASQIHFTFVLFEIKDATDMVELLDGYTYHVLARFNGKNKPPHTFNISLDFVILYFFSDDINQAQGFAIRYRAVKDNVHQNKIPVNHTLPERTNEQANLSINAARSSKILYVITTSPSHPTSSMPEWTIYSLTALLILSATAIIAKILLHVTMRSHQIPAAAETEDCSDVTTAGEIWSIFYQPSTSISIFKKKLRNQQDDCNPLVGD